From a region of the Rhodococcus sp. 4CII genome:
- a CDS encoding LppA family lipoprotein gives MTDNPYNFGDDEIAAAAESLSVRPSLAATERQVTDAVVRIGAAAAAIAPGTHWRWHRERSLGGGCPGPYAYTDGLSVTTQAWLSDIPIGDAEWPAVLAAAREIAADAGMSRLHVHVDRPGHHDVTLSSDDGNRITFGTSEAASIRGITGCRRS, from the coding sequence ATGACCGACAACCCGTACAACTTCGGCGACGACGAGATCGCGGCGGCGGCCGAGAGCCTGAGCGTCCGGCCCTCGCTCGCCGCCACGGAGCGGCAGGTCACCGACGCGGTCGTGCGGATCGGCGCGGCCGCCGCGGCGATTGCCCCGGGCACGCACTGGCGGTGGCACCGGGAACGCAGCCTGGGCGGGGGATGCCCGGGACCCTATGCGTACACGGACGGGCTCTCCGTCACCACGCAGGCGTGGCTGTCCGACATCCCCATCGGCGACGCCGAATGGCCGGCCGTGCTGGCCGCGGCACGCGAGATCGCGGCCGACGCCGGAATGAGCCGACTTCACGTTCACGTCGATCGGCCCGGACACCACGACGTCACGTTGTCCAGCGACGACGGAAACCGGATCACCTTCGGGACATCCGAGGCGGCGTCGATCCGGGGCATCACCGGCTGCCGCCGCTCGTGA
- a CDS encoding HAD-IIA family hydrolase produces MDMDGVLVHEEHLVPGADLFLAELRESGTPFIVLTNNSIRTPRDLRARLLRTGLDIPEESIWTSALATATFLANQRPGGSAYVVGESGLTTALHDIGYVLTENDPDYVVLGETRTYSFEAITTAIRLVERGARFIATNPDPTGPSREGSLPATGSVAALISRATGRDPYYVGKPNALMMRSALRAIGAHSANTLMIGDRMDTDIVCGLEAGLQTILVLTGISTRDSVELFPYRPTAVLKSVADLVGRTSDPFAASPPVSTS; encoded by the coding sequence ATGGACATGGACGGCGTCCTCGTCCACGAAGAGCACCTGGTTCCCGGAGCCGATCTGTTCCTGGCCGAACTCCGCGAATCCGGCACCCCCTTCATCGTCCTGACCAACAATTCGATCCGGACGCCACGCGATCTCCGCGCCCGACTGCTCCGCACCGGCCTGGACATTCCCGAGGAATCGATCTGGACCTCAGCGCTGGCCACCGCGACGTTCCTCGCAAACCAGCGTCCGGGCGGCAGCGCGTACGTCGTGGGCGAATCGGGGCTCACCACCGCACTGCACGACATCGGGTACGTCCTCACCGAGAACGATCCCGACTACGTGGTTCTCGGCGAAACGCGCACCTACTCGTTCGAGGCCATCACCACCGCAATTCGTCTGGTGGAGAGGGGCGCCCGCTTCATCGCCACCAACCCCGACCCCACCGGACCCTCACGGGAGGGTTCGCTTCCGGCCACAGGATCCGTTGCGGCACTGATCAGCAGAGCAACCGGACGCGACCCGTACTACGTGGGCAAGCCGAACGCGCTGATGATGCGCTCGGCACTGCGGGCCATCGGCGCGCACTCCGCGAACACGCTGATGATCGGCGACCGCATGGACACCGACATCGTCTGCGGCCTCGAGGCCGGGTTGCAGACCATCCTCGTCCTCACCGGCATCTCGACGCGCGATTCGGTGGAACTGTTCCCCTACCGCCCCACCGCGGTACTCAAATCCGTCGCCGATCTCGTCGGCCGCACGTCGGATCCCTTTGCGGCTTCGCCGCCCGTGAGTACTTCTTAA
- a CDS encoding sulfite exporter TauE/SafE family protein gives MTPLEVIAILVAGVGAGAINAIVGSGTLITFPTLVAFGFPPVTATMSNAIGLVAGGVSGTWGYRRELAGQGPRLRWQIPASLSGAILGSWLLLHLPETVFELVVPVLLILALLLVVLQPKIQAWAKQRGSHEAGLSATRLGLLTAGTFAVGVYGGYFTAAQGILLMGVMGAILPESLQRMNGAKNLLSLIVNVVAATAYTLVAFDRISWAAAGLIAVGSLLGGVLGARYGRRLSPTALRGTIVVVGLIGLFRLLA, from the coding sequence GTGACACCACTCGAAGTCATCGCGATCCTGGTAGCCGGTGTGGGCGCCGGCGCGATCAACGCCATCGTCGGCAGCGGCACGCTCATCACCTTCCCCACCCTGGTCGCCTTCGGGTTCCCCCCGGTGACGGCGACGATGTCGAACGCGATCGGCCTGGTGGCCGGCGGCGTGTCCGGCACGTGGGGATACCGACGCGAGCTGGCCGGGCAGGGACCGCGGCTGCGATGGCAGATCCCGGCGTCGCTGTCCGGTGCGATTCTCGGCTCGTGGTTGCTGCTGCATCTACCCGAGACGGTGTTCGAACTCGTCGTTCCGGTGCTGCTGATCCTCGCCCTGCTCCTGGTGGTGTTGCAGCCGAAGATCCAGGCGTGGGCCAAACAGCGGGGCAGCCACGAGGCGGGCCTGAGCGCGACGCGCCTCGGCCTGCTGACTGCAGGCACGTTCGCCGTGGGCGTGTACGGCGGATACTTCACCGCCGCGCAGGGCATCCTCCTGATGGGCGTGATGGGCGCGATCCTGCCCGAGAGCCTGCAGCGGATGAACGGCGCGAAGAACCTGTTGTCGCTGATCGTCAACGTCGTGGCCGCGACCGCGTACACGCTCGTGGCCTTCGACCGGATCAGCTGGGCGGCCGCCGGCCTCATCGCGGTCGGCTCGCTGCTCGGCGGCGTGCTCGGCGCCCGCTACGGTCGCCGGCTGTCGCCGACCGCGCTGCGGGGAACCATCGTCGTCGTCGGCCTCATCGGACTGTTCCGGCTGCTCGCATAG
- a CDS encoding putative leader peptide, whose protein sequence is MNYLARPAWRRRHIDLCRTTSCHC, encoded by the coding sequence ATGAACTACCTTGCGCGCCCAGCATGGCGCAGACGGCACATCGACCTGTGCCGGACCACCTCCTGCCACTGTTGA
- a CDS encoding amino acid ABC transporter permease codes for MAGDRPEDAALEVARRWHPWRWVVSVVVLVLLAQFVHGLATNPGWDWATFAKYFTAGSVLQALWMTVKLTLWGTVLGFALGVVLAVSRLSHNPVLQVIAWVYIWAFRSIPLIVQLLFWFNITYLYQTLSLGIPFGPGFFTVEVNGVISGFTAAVIGLALHQAAYSAEIIRSGIISVDHGQIEAAQSLGIPRRRQFFKIVLPQAMRGILPNAANEVISLFKGTSIVSTMAIAELFYQVQVIFGRNGRVVPLLMVATIWYIILTTLLSIGQYYVERHYARGSARALPPTPWQKLTRKFAEIRDAGVSVPRGATK; via the coding sequence ATCGCCGGTGACCGGCCGGAGGACGCGGCACTGGAAGTCGCGCGGAGGTGGCATCCGTGGCGGTGGGTCGTCAGCGTCGTCGTCCTGGTGCTGCTCGCGCAGTTCGTCCACGGTCTCGCCACCAACCCGGGGTGGGACTGGGCGACGTTCGCCAAGTACTTCACCGCCGGCTCCGTGCTGCAGGCGCTGTGGATGACGGTGAAGCTGACGCTGTGGGGGACGGTCCTCGGGTTCGCGCTCGGTGTGGTGCTGGCCGTCAGCCGCCTGTCGCACAACCCGGTACTGCAGGTGATCGCCTGGGTGTACATCTGGGCGTTCCGGTCGATCCCGCTGATCGTGCAGTTGCTGTTCTGGTTCAACATCACGTACCTGTATCAGACTCTGTCGCTGGGTATTCCGTTCGGGCCCGGCTTCTTCACGGTCGAGGTCAACGGCGTCATCAGCGGCTTCACCGCCGCCGTCATCGGACTGGCCCTGCATCAGGCCGCGTATTCCGCCGAGATCATCCGCTCCGGCATCATCTCGGTGGACCACGGGCAGATCGAGGCGGCGCAATCGTTGGGCATACCCCGCCGGCGCCAGTTCTTCAAGATCGTTCTGCCTCAGGCCATGCGCGGCATCCTCCCGAATGCCGCGAACGAGGTGATCAGCCTGTTCAAGGGCACCTCGATCGTGTCGACGATGGCGATCGCCGAACTGTTCTACCAGGTGCAGGTGATCTTCGGTAGGAACGGCCGCGTCGTGCCACTGCTGATGGTCGCGACGATCTGGTACATCATCCTGACCACGCTGTTGTCGATCGGCCAGTACTACGTCGAGCGACACTATGCACGCGGATCGGCTCGGGCACTGCCGCCGACCCCGTGGCAGAAGCTCACCCGGAAGTTCGCCGAGATCCGCGACGCCGGTGTCTCCGTACCGAGAGGTGCCACGAAATGA
- a CDS encoding amino acid ABC transporter ATP-binding protein: protein MTVDAQPAEFAVEVRGVHKSFGALDVLQGVDLLVRKGEVTVILGPSGSGKSTLLRTLNHLEKVDRGTIRIDGDLIGYRRKGGKLHELREREILKQRSRIGFVFQNFNLFPHLTVLENVIEAPVSAQGRDRAEVEVEAKALLERVGVGDKAHEYPRQLSGGQQQRVAIARALALRPAVILFDEPTSALDPELVGEVLAVIKQLARDGATLVIVTHEVGFAREVADTAVFMDAGVVVELGPPAQVIDNPQHDRTKAFLSRVL from the coding sequence ATGACGGTCGACGCCCAGCCGGCGGAGTTCGCCGTGGAGGTGCGCGGAGTGCACAAGTCCTTCGGCGCACTCGACGTCCTGCAGGGTGTGGACCTGCTGGTCCGCAAGGGCGAGGTGACGGTGATCCTGGGCCCGTCGGGCTCCGGCAAGTCCACGCTGCTGCGCACCCTGAATCACCTGGAGAAGGTCGACCGGGGCACCATCCGCATCGACGGTGACCTGATCGGATACCGGCGCAAGGGCGGCAAACTGCACGAACTGCGTGAGCGCGAGATCCTGAAGCAGCGGTCCCGGATCGGATTCGTGTTCCAGAACTTCAACCTGTTCCCGCATCTGACGGTGCTGGAGAACGTGATCGAGGCGCCGGTGTCGGCGCAGGGCCGTGACCGGGCCGAGGTCGAGGTGGAGGCGAAGGCACTCCTCGAGCGGGTCGGGGTGGGCGACAAGGCCCACGAGTACCCGCGACAACTGTCCGGCGGACAGCAGCAACGGGTCGCGATCGCCCGGGCTCTCGCGCTGCGTCCGGCGGTGATCCTGTTCGACGAGCCCACCTCCGCGCTCGACCCCGAACTGGTCGGCGAGGTGCTGGCCGTCATCAAGCAACTGGCACGCGACGGCGCCACCCTCGTGATCGTCACCCACGAGGTGGGCTTCGCCCGCGAGGTCGCCGACACCGCCGTGTTCATGGACGCCGGAGTCGTCGTGGAACTGGGCCCGCCCGCACAGGTCATCGACAACCCGCAGCACGACCGCACCAAGGCATTCCTCTCCCGAGTTCTCTGA
- a CDS encoding ABC transporter substrate-binding protein has product MSTARFRTKILASALTTVALLAAACGGGDVEDEGSGPTSAAGYNLTADQNRITTDEVESIAAKVPQQIRDRGTLVVTGSAGSAPPLRFYADDDKTLIGTETDFAYLIGDVLGLKVDLQAADWAQNFVRIDSGEADAFISNVTVTEERKEKYDFSTYRLDTVAFETKKGSGIQIKEPKDVAGLKIAVSSGTNQEALLVKWSEQNVAAGLEPTDITYYQNTTDYYLPLASGRIDAYFGPNPSSSFHVAQAGETEIAGTFSGAGDALQGEIAVLTKKDNGLITAVNEAINHIIENGTYAQVLDRWNIANEAVGTSIVNPPGLPKTS; this is encoded by the coding sequence ATGTCCACCGCACGGTTCCGTACGAAGATCCTGGCCTCGGCCCTCACCACCGTCGCGCTGCTCGCCGCCGCGTGCGGGGGCGGCGACGTCGAGGACGAGGGATCGGGGCCGACCTCGGCCGCCGGCTACAACCTCACCGCCGATCAGAATCGCATCACCACCGACGAGGTCGAATCCATCGCCGCGAAGGTTCCCCAGCAGATCCGCGACCGCGGGACGCTCGTCGTGACGGGCAGCGCCGGTTCCGCCCCGCCCCTGCGGTTCTACGCCGACGACGACAAGACGCTCATCGGCACGGAGACCGACTTCGCGTACCTGATCGGTGACGTCCTCGGATTGAAGGTCGATCTCCAGGCCGCCGACTGGGCGCAGAATTTCGTCCGGATCGACTCCGGGGAGGCCGACGCCTTCATCTCCAACGTCACCGTCACCGAGGAACGGAAGGAGAAGTACGACTTCTCGACGTACCGCCTCGACACGGTCGCGTTCGAGACGAAGAAGGGCAGCGGCATCCAGATCAAGGAACCCAAGGACGTCGCGGGCCTGAAGATCGCGGTCTCCTCCGGCACCAATCAGGAAGCACTGCTGGTGAAGTGGAGCGAGCAGAACGTCGCGGCAGGGCTCGAACCCACCGACATCACCTACTACCAGAACACCACCGACTACTACCTGCCTCTCGCGTCGGGCCGGATCGACGCGTACTTCGGCCCCAACCCGTCCTCGTCGTTCCACGTCGCGCAGGCCGGGGAGACCGAGATCGCCGGAACGTTCTCCGGTGCGGGCGATGCACTCCAAGGTGAGATCGCCGTGCTCACCAAGAAGGACAACGGGCTGATCACCGCCGTCAACGAGGCCATCAACCACATAATCGAGAACGGAACGTACGCACAGGTTCTCGATCGCTGGAACATCGCGAACGAGGCAGTTGGCACGTCGATCGTCAACCCGCCCGGGCTTCCCAAGACCAGCTGA
- a CDS encoding GNAT family N-acetyltransferase: MTERTDSVQAVFVDQTDPLAAPLLDELAIEYSTRYGRTRDEIYEDLTTYPAEEFAAPGGALLVLVESGTPLAGGAFRRYDDTTAELKRIWTSSPHRRRGLGRIVLRELEAAIVRAGYTRIFLTTGPRQPEAVGLYLAAGYTALFDRSLPPQDVGIHGFEKALPTATALPSGWAAKEYESV, from the coding sequence GTGACCGAGAGGACCGACTCCGTGCAGGCCGTGTTCGTCGACCAGACGGATCCACTGGCCGCACCGCTGCTCGACGAACTGGCGATCGAATACAGCACCCGGTACGGGCGCACCCGCGACGAGATCTACGAGGATCTCACCACCTATCCGGCGGAGGAGTTCGCCGCGCCGGGCGGTGCTTTGCTCGTGCTCGTCGAGAGCGGGACGCCGTTGGCGGGCGGGGCCTTTCGCCGCTACGACGACACGACCGCGGAGCTCAAGCGGATCTGGACCTCGTCGCCGCACCGCCGCCGCGGCCTCGGGCGGATCGTGTTGCGTGAACTCGAGGCCGCGATCGTCCGCGCCGGCTACACCCGCATCTTCCTCACCACGGGGCCGCGGCAGCCCGAGGCGGTGGGCCTGTACTTGGCCGCGGGATACACGGCGCTGTTCGACCGCTCCCTCCCACCGCAGGACGTCGGAATTCACGGATTCGAGAAGGCCCTGCCCACCGCCACCGCTCTGCCCTCCGGCTGGGCCGCAAAGGAGTACGAGTCCGTATGA
- a CDS encoding LLM class flavin-dependent oxidoreductase, whose product MKFLLMSLITHQPDPVTGEKIGTAARLQEVVESAVLAEQLGYDGFAVGERHEHPFLSSSPPVVLSAIAARTDSLQLWTAVTTLSLLDPVRAFEDYSTLDNLSGGRLQLIIGKGNGTAQAELFHVTPDDQWDRNREGYELFRQLWESADVTWEGTFRPPLDHAVALPRPLQPRIRIWHGSATSTESVDLAARYGDPIFSANVTYPIDSYAELVRHYRERWAHYGHDPADALVGAGTAGFYVTPNSQDALDLWRPIHAARLDFARRAGLPVVFETVEDFVERSSALIGSPQQVIDKVQRYHEQFGHEVIHLSADRVGTDKQHRESLELFQAEVAPALRAAIPSRPLAAHTVEGHA is encoded by the coding sequence ATGAAATTTCTGCTGATGAGCCTGATTACTCACCAACCGGATCCGGTGACCGGGGAGAAGATCGGCACCGCGGCCCGGCTGCAGGAGGTCGTGGAGTCGGCCGTCCTCGCCGAGCAACTGGGGTACGACGGGTTCGCGGTGGGCGAGCGTCACGAGCATCCCTTCCTGTCCTCGTCGCCGCCCGTGGTACTCAGCGCGATCGCGGCGCGTACCGACTCCCTCCAGTTGTGGACCGCGGTGACCACGCTGAGTCTGCTCGATCCGGTCCGTGCGTTCGAGGACTACTCGACGCTGGACAACCTGTCGGGCGGCCGGCTGCAACTCATCATCGGAAAGGGGAACGGAACGGCGCAGGCGGAGCTGTTCCACGTCACCCCGGACGATCAGTGGGATCGCAATCGCGAAGGCTACGAACTGTTCCGGCAGTTGTGGGAGAGCGCGGACGTGACGTGGGAGGGCACGTTCCGGCCGCCTCTCGACCACGCGGTCGCCCTGCCGCGCCCGTTACAGCCTCGGATCCGGATCTGGCACGGCAGCGCGACGAGCACGGAGTCGGTGGATCTCGCTGCCCGCTACGGCGATCCGATCTTCTCGGCCAACGTCACCTACCCCATCGATTCGTACGCCGAGCTGGTCCGGCACTACCGCGAACGGTGGGCGCACTACGGTCACGATCCCGCCGACGCCCTCGTCGGTGCCGGAACCGCCGGGTTCTACGTGACGCCGAACTCGCAGGACGCGCTCGACCTGTGGCGGCCGATTCACGCCGCCCGCCTCGACTTCGCCCGCAGGGCAGGACTTCCGGTGGTGTTCGAGACGGTCGAGGACTTCGTGGAACGCAGTTCCGCACTGATCGGCAGCCCGCAGCAGGTGATCGACAAGGTGCAGCGCTACCACGAGCAGTTCGGCCACGAGGTGATCCACCTGAGCGCCGACCGTGTCGGCACCGACAAGCAACACCGCGAAAGCCTCGAGCTGTTCCAGGCCGAGGTGGCCCCCGCGTTGCGTGCGGCCATTCCGAGCCGCCCTCTCGCGGCGCACACTGTGGAGGGACACGCATGA
- a CDS encoding LLM class flavin-dependent oxidoreductase, with product MSLHLGIELDGEGAHPEAWRRAGHSPDRLLTGRTVADRVAAAENAGFTFATFEDSLLPPGADGGPVGRIDAVNRAAFVAATTSTLGLVPVVGTTYAEPFHTSSQLATLDYASRGRGGWIASRDTDPRVASALGRSAVTVPADLAREERDAITVVRDLWDSWEDDAVIRDYATGRFVDRDRLHYIDFQGDTYSVKGPAIVPRPPQGQLVVFGRGGEVDPSQVDVVLVSEATLDDIADAAARTKDRGAALVFVELDVALGSSTPAPPSGRLSFAGEASGLLELLRALDPHVDGVRLHPAVVDHDLPVLARYVVPALLREGLAHRPVTGATLRGTLGLARPDTRFQAPRLEDSPR from the coding sequence ATGAGCCTGCATCTGGGTATCGAACTCGACGGCGAGGGCGCCCATCCCGAAGCGTGGCGGCGAGCCGGGCATTCACCCGACCGGTTGCTGACCGGGCGCACCGTGGCGGATCGGGTCGCGGCGGCCGAGAACGCCGGATTCACGTTCGCCACGTTCGAGGACTCGCTTCTGCCGCCCGGCGCCGACGGGGGACCCGTGGGCCGGATCGACGCGGTGAACCGCGCCGCGTTCGTCGCCGCGACCACGAGCACGCTCGGCCTGGTGCCGGTGGTCGGCACGACGTACGCCGAGCCGTTCCACACGTCCTCCCAGCTCGCGACACTCGACTACGCATCGCGCGGTCGCGGCGGCTGGATCGCCTCACGCGATACCGACCCCCGGGTCGCGAGCGCACTGGGACGGTCCGCGGTCACCGTTCCCGCCGACCTCGCCCGGGAGGAGCGGGACGCGATCACGGTGGTCCGGGACCTGTGGGACTCCTGGGAGGACGACGCGGTGATCCGCGACTACGCGACCGGCCGTTTCGTCGACCGAGACCGACTCCACTACATCGACTTCCAGGGCGACACGTACTCGGTGAAGGGCCCGGCCATCGTGCCGCGACCGCCGCAGGGGCAACTGGTGGTGTTCGGTCGCGGCGGCGAGGTCGACCCGTCCCAGGTCGATGTCGTGCTGGTGTCGGAGGCGACCCTCGACGACATCGCCGACGCCGCCGCACGGACGAAGGACCGCGGGGCCGCGCTGGTGTTCGTCGAACTCGACGTGGCGCTCGGCTCGTCCACTCCGGCCCCACCGAGCGGGCGGTTGTCGTTCGCGGGCGAGGCCTCCGGGCTGCTGGAACTGCTTCGTGCACTCGATCCACACGTCGACGGTGTGCGACTGCATCCCGCCGTCGTCGACCATGATCTTCCGGTGCTCGCGCGATACGTCGTCCCGGCCCTTCTGCGCGAGGGTCTCGCCCACCGTCCCGTTACCGGCGCGACCCTGCGCGGCACGCTCGGCCTGGCCCGTCCCGACACCCGCTTCCAGGCCCCGCGCCTCGAAGACTCCCCTCGCTGA
- a CDS encoding NtaA/DmoA family FMN-dependent monooxygenase (This protein belongs to a clade of FMN-dependent monooxygenases, within a broader family of flavin-dependent oxidoreductases, the luciferase-like monooxygenase (LMM) family, some of whose members use coenzyme F420 rather than FMN.), whose protein sequence is MTDNSHARPGAQVHFGVFFQGVNHTTIWSDPSSGSQIDFETFRRVALTAERGLFDAFFLGEGLRLREQGGKILDLDIVGRPDAITQLAALAGITRHIGLVATQNTTYNEPADLARRLSGLDLLSGGRAGWNAVTTDNAWTGENFRRGGYLDHADRYERAGQFLDTARAIWDAWADDAVATSTDAPTWAAPDGVQQVTRRTSQFDVAITPTLPRSAQGHPVIFQAGDSPAGRDFAAGRADVIFSRHGTHFDEALAFAEDIRARLRRAGRPEDDVKILPGTQIVLAETASEVEEKVRWVLEGQYTGQTALSLVGQVWGRDLSDRDPDGPLPEFDPVPAPISVTRGAARDGKDPLAIAREWRALAEAQNLSLRQVAIATTQRSGFAGTPGQVADELTRWVRSGATDGFNISPYLVPTGLDDIVDLLVPELQERGSYRTEYEGSTLREHLGLRPPLSRRELPPRQATG, encoded by the coding sequence ATGACCGACAATTCGCACGCCAGACCCGGCGCCCAGGTGCATTTCGGTGTCTTCTTCCAGGGCGTCAACCACACCACCATCTGGTCGGACCCGTCGAGCGGTTCGCAGATCGACTTCGAGACGTTCCGTCGGGTGGCCCTGACCGCCGAGCGGGGCCTGTTCGACGCCTTCTTCCTCGGTGAGGGCCTGCGCCTGCGGGAACAGGGCGGCAAGATCCTCGATCTCGACATCGTCGGCCGTCCGGACGCGATCACCCAACTCGCGGCGCTCGCCGGCATCACCCGGCACATCGGGTTGGTGGCCACCCAGAACACCACCTACAACGAGCCTGCCGACCTCGCCCGTCGGCTGTCCGGGCTGGACCTCCTGTCCGGTGGCCGGGCCGGCTGGAACGCCGTCACCACGGACAATGCCTGGACCGGGGAAAATTTCCGCCGCGGCGGCTACCTCGACCACGCGGACAGGTACGAGCGGGCCGGCCAGTTCCTCGACACCGCTCGCGCGATCTGGGATGCGTGGGCCGACGATGCGGTCGCGACGAGCACCGACGCGCCGACGTGGGCGGCTCCGGACGGAGTGCAGCAGGTGACCCGCCGGACGTCGCAATTCGACGTCGCGATCACCCCGACCCTCCCGCGCAGTGCCCAGGGGCATCCCGTCATCTTCCAGGCCGGCGACTCCCCGGCGGGCCGCGACTTCGCGGCCGGCCGCGCCGATGTGATCTTCTCCCGGCACGGAACTCATTTCGACGAGGCGCTCGCCTTCGCCGAGGACATCCGGGCGAGACTGCGTCGTGCCGGACGTCCCGAGGACGACGTGAAGATTCTGCCGGGCACGCAGATCGTGCTCGCGGAGACCGCATCCGAGGTCGAGGAGAAGGTCCGCTGGGTCCTCGAAGGCCAGTACACCGGCCAGACGGCGCTGTCGCTGGTGGGGCAGGTGTGGGGTCGCGACCTGTCCGATCGGGACCCGGACGGTCCACTGCCCGAATTCGATCCGGTGCCCGCACCGATCTCCGTCACCCGCGGGGCCGCGCGCGACGGAAAGGATCCACTCGCCATCGCCCGCGAGTGGCGTGCCCTGGCGGAGGCGCAGAACCTGTCGCTGCGCCAGGTCGCGATCGCCACCACCCAGCGCTCCGGTTTCGCTGGCACACCCGGTCAGGTCGCCGACGAACTCACCCGGTGGGTGCGCAGCGGCGCGACCGACGGCTTTAATATCTCGCCGTACCTGGTGCCCACCGGACTCGACGACATCGTCGACCTGCTGGTACCCGAATTGCAGGAGCGTGGTTCGTACCGAACGGAATACGAGGGTTCGACCCTACGCGAGCATCTCGGTCTCCGGCCCCCGCTGTCACGGCGGGAGCTCCCGCCGCGGCAGGCCACCGGGTAG
- a CDS encoding putative leader peptide encodes MLTEGFVSAWGRLHVDLCRLSTSICSS; translated from the coding sequence ATGTTGACCGAAGGGTTCGTGAGCGCCTGGGGGCGCCTGCACGTCGATCTCTGCCGACTGTCCACCTCCATCTGTTCCAGCTGA